In the Nicotiana tabacum cultivar K326 chromosome 16, ASM71507v2, whole genome shotgun sequence genome, one interval contains:
- the LOC107794475 gene encoding uncharacterized protein LOC107794475 isoform X3 produces the protein MCSQLMILLFLIMGKIYMIALPFLKLGLHQERVVNNIILPCIMLQAKLPSVENICSIDMLLDMEAELLEKKKQKRNTVSCREYYCYKLQMRDDEENGVLHAGRVFQQYSVDEFIKLETQRLDFYSFNQDLFRIDALAGILDVLRHGEREPCNIGRQSFLPTSFIGGPRDMRRRYMDVIALVQNFGKPDIFLTMTCNPSWPEIEEHLLVTDEVQNRPDLVSRVFRAKVEEMKTDILKRNIFGKVAASMYTIEFQKRGLPHAHFLIILKDEYKLLTPEAYDRVVCAEIPDSDKNDYLYSVVTKHMMHEPCGSLNPKCPCMRN, from the exons ATGTGTTCACAGTTAATGATTCTACTGTTTCTGATAATGGGAAAGATCTACATGATCGCTCTTCCGTTTTTGAAGTTG GGTCTACATCAGGAACGTGTAGTGAACAATATAATATTACCATGCATAATGCTACAAGCAAAG CTACCAAGTGTAGAAAACATTTGTTCAATCGACATGCTACTTGACATGGAAGCAGAACTTCtggaaaaaaagaaacaaaaaagaaataccGTGTCATGTCGTGAGTATTATTGTTACAAGCTCCAAATGAGGGACGATGAAGAAAATGGGGTTTTACATGCTGGAAGAGTATTCCAACAATACTCAGTTGACGAATTCATCAAGCTCGAGACTCAAAGGTTAGATTTCTATTCATTTAATCAAGATTTATTTAGAATTGATGCGTTAGCGGGGATTCTTGATGTTCTAAGACACGGAGAGAGAGAGCCATGCAATATTGGTAGACAAAGTTTTCTTCCTACAAGTTTTATAGGAGGTCCTAGGGATATGCGCCGACGATATATGGACGTTATTGCGTTAGTGCAAAATTTTGGGAAACCTGATATATTTTTGACAATGACATGTAATCCATCTTGGCCAGAAATAGAAGAACATTTATTGGTAACAGATGAGGTACAAAATAGGCCCGATTTAGTTAGTCGTGTGTTTAGAGCAAAGGTAGAGGAGATGAAAACAGATATTCTAAAGAGAAACATATTTGGAAAAGTTGCAGCTTCTATGTACACTATTGAATTTCAAAAGCGTGGTCTTCCACATGCTCATTTTCTTATCATACTCAAAGATGAATATAAATTGTTAACTCCGGAAGCTTATGATAGAGTTGTTTGTGCTGAAATACCCGATTCTGATAAGAATGATTACTTGTATTCAGTTGTTACTAAACATATGATGCACGAACCTTGTGGTAGTTTAAATCCTAAATGTCCTTGTATGAGGAACTGA
- the LOC107794475 gene encoding uncharacterized protein LOC107794475 isoform X1, which translates to MCSQLMILLFLIMGKIYMIALPFLKLGLHQERVVNNIILPCIMLQAKVRFHLTLMSFQSFLFQDWPFFILVNLKYIGHTSKKMCVWNTNDLPNSPYRLKTVPNCKFCRAKRFQYESPGFCCDNGSVKLIHYGLPAKLLNLYLGNSEESKHFRTYVRLYNNMFAFTSLGVNYDRDLARRNCGIYMFRVQGKMYHFINDLVPSSQPAKNLQLYFYDTDNELANQMAFSDKLNESVIGTLMDALKVNPYSIFLKSLTDIPELSNFYIALKSDSGLDQRTYNLPTSSEVAAIWIEDESSSSIFLPHIRIYTHNSKSQLVNYYCGCYDPL; encoded by the exons ATGTGTTCACAGTTAATGATTCTACTGTTTCTGATAATGGGAAAGATCTACATGATCGCTCTTCCGTTTTTGAAGTTG GGTCTACATCAGGAACGTGTAGTGAACAATATAATATTACCATGCATAATGCTACAAGCAAAGGTTCGTTTCCATCTAACTTTAATGTCATTTCAGTCATTTCTTTTTCAGGACTGGCCTTTTTTCATTCTGGTAAATCTAAAATATATAGGTCATACATCTAAAAAAATGTGTGTCTGGAACACCAATGACTTGCCCAATAGCCCTTATAGACTGAAAACTGTGCCGAATTGCAAATTTTGTAGAGCCAAAAGATTTCAATATGAATCACCGGGATTTTGTTGTGATAATGGATCAGTGAAATTGATTCACTATGGACTACCTGCTAAATTGCTAAATCTTTATTTAGGGAACTCTGAGGAGTCCAAACATTTTCGCACTTATGTTAGATTGTATAACAATATGTTTGCATTTACTTCTCTTGGAGTGAATTATGACAGAGATTTAGCAAGAAGAAATTGTGGTATTTATATGTTTAGAGTTCAAGGAAAAATGTATCATTTCATAAATGACCTTGTGCCTTCGAGTCAACCAGCAAAAAATCTACAGTTGTATTTCTATGATACTGATAATGAACTAGCAAATCAGATGGCATTCTCTGACAAGCTTAACGAATCAGTTATCGGGACTTTGATGGACGCATTAAAAGTTAATCCATACTCTATCTTTTTGAAATCTTTAACAGATATCCCAGAATTATCAAACTTCTACATTGCGCTTAAGTCCGACTCTGGTTTAGATCAAAGAACATATAACTTACCGACATCATCTGAAGTAGCAGCAATATGGatagaagatgaaagtagttCCAGTATTTTTCTACCACATATTCGAATTTATACACATAATAGTAAAAGCCAATTGGTAAATTACTACTGTGGTTGTTACGATCCATTGTAG
- the LOC107794475 gene encoding replication protein A 70 kDa DNA-binding subunit D isoform X5 has product MWDGLFLQFYSYQYAGYINKMEQRLSISEITPLTTEWTCKVQAVDKFRPRDSRDQRVHFQTIIVQDEEQVCVILYGDDIRRCDNLFELFETYLISTAKVRNPQPYSLHIGQFEWIVDRFTIVESIQKNNENEAPLPLPSRLSTISFADVAQQPSGVEVDLLAVVANCGAMQYTADQSKRFREAIVIDKMKKPLFVTTWEDLASNEGAELLRQVRQLQEYPIILAKRIGTTKYQGVTVSQQDTTQQSLSIPYMCKQLNYGIG; this is encoded by the exons ATGTGGGATGGTTTGTTCTTGCAATTTTACAGTTACCAATATGCAGGTTATATTAATAAAATGGAACAAAGACTTAGTATTAGTGAAATTACACCACTAACTACAGAATGGACTTGCAAAGTCCAGGCTGTAGACAAATTTCGGCCACGAGACAGTAGAGATCAGCGAGTTCATTTTCAGACAATAATTGTCCAGGAT GAGGAACAAGTTTGTGTGATACTTTATGGTGACGATATTAGAAGATGTGATAACTTGTTCGAACTTTTTGAAACATATCTAATTTCAACTGCCAAGGTTAGAAATCCGCAACCTTATTCACTACATATAGGCCAATTTGAGTGGATCGTTGACAGATTTACTATTGTGGAGTCTAtccaaaaaaataatgaaaatgaggcACCGTTACCTCTTCCGTCAAGACTGAGTACGATTTCGTTCGCCGACGTTGCACAACAGCCTTCCGGTGTTGAAGTTG ATCTATTAGCTGTGGTGGCTAACTGTGGGGCAATGCAATACACCGCTGATCAGAGTAAGAGATTTCGAGAGGCCATAGTTATAGACAAAAT GAAGAAACCTCTCTTCGTCACTACATGGGAAGACTTGGCAAGCAATGAAGGAGCTGAGTTACTGAGACAAGTGAGGCAACTACAAGAATATCCTATTATTCTCGCGAAGCGGATAGGTACCACAAAATATCAGGGTG TTACCGTTTCGCAACAAGATACAACTCAACAATCTTTATCAATCCCCTATATGTGCAAGCAACTGAATTACGGAATTG GATAA
- the LOC107794475 gene encoding replication protein A 70 kDa DNA-binding subunit B isoform X4, with protein sequence MWDGLFLQFYSYQYAGYINKMEQRLSISEITPLTTEWTCKVQAVDKFRPRDSRDQRVHFQTIIVQDVNEEQVCVILYGDDIRRCDNLFELFETYLISTAKVRNPQPYSLHIGQFEWIVDRFTIVESIQKNNENEAPLPLPSRLSTISFADVAQQPSGVEVDLLAVVANCGAMQYTADQSKRFREAIVIDKMKKPLFVTTWEDLASNEGAELLRQVRQLQEYPIILAKRIGTTKYQGVTVSQQDTTQQSLSIPYMCKQLNYGIG encoded by the exons ATGTGGGATGGTTTGTTCTTGCAATTTTACAGTTACCAATATGCAGGTTATATTAATAAAATGGAACAAAGACTTAGTATTAGTGAAATTACACCACTAACTACAGAATGGACTTGCAAAGTCCAGGCTGTAGACAAATTTCGGCCACGAGACAGTAGAGATCAGCGAGTTCATTTTCAGACAATAATTGTCCAGGATGTAAAC GAGGAACAAGTTTGTGTGATACTTTATGGTGACGATATTAGAAGATGTGATAACTTGTTCGAACTTTTTGAAACATATCTAATTTCAACTGCCAAGGTTAGAAATCCGCAACCTTATTCACTACATATAGGCCAATTTGAGTGGATCGTTGACAGATTTACTATTGTGGAGTCTAtccaaaaaaataatgaaaatgaggcACCGTTACCTCTTCCGTCAAGACTGAGTACGATTTCGTTCGCCGACGTTGCACAACAGCCTTCCGGTGTTGAAGTTG ATCTATTAGCTGTGGTGGCTAACTGTGGGGCAATGCAATACACCGCTGATCAGAGTAAGAGATTTCGAGAGGCCATAGTTATAGACAAAAT GAAGAAACCTCTCTTCGTCACTACATGGGAAGACTTGGCAAGCAATGAAGGAGCTGAGTTACTGAGACAAGTGAGGCAACTACAAGAATATCCTATTATTCTCGCGAAGCGGATAGGTACCACAAAATATCAGGGTG TTACCGTTTCGCAACAAGATACAACTCAACAATCTTTATCAATCCCCTATATGTGCAAGCAACTGAATTACGGAATTG GATAA
- the LOC107794475 gene encoding replication protein A 70 kDa DNA-binding subunit D isoform X7, translated as MWDGLFLQFYSYQYAGYINKMEQRLSISEITPLTTEWTCKVQAVDKFRPRDSRDQRVHFQTIIVQDVNEEQVCVILYGDDIRRCDNLFELFETYLISTAKSIQKNNENEAPLPLPSRLSTISFADVAQQPSGVEVDLLAVVANCGAMQYTADQSKRFREAIVIDKMKKPLFVTTWEDLASNEGAELLRQVRQLQEYPIILAKRIGTTKYQGVTVSQQDTTQQSLSIPYMCKQLNYGIG; from the exons ATGTGGGATGGTTTGTTCTTGCAATTTTACAGTTACCAATATGCAGGTTATATTAATAAAATGGAACAAAGACTTAGTATTAGTGAAATTACACCACTAACTACAGAATGGACTTGCAAAGTCCAGGCTGTAGACAAATTTCGGCCACGAGACAGTAGAGATCAGCGAGTTCATTTTCAGACAATAATTGTCCAGGATGTAAAC GAGGAACAAGTTTGTGTGATACTTTATGGTGACGATATTAGAAGATGTGATAACTTGTTCGAACTTTTTGAAACATATCTAATTTCAACTGCCAAG TCTAtccaaaaaaataatgaaaatgaggcACCGTTACCTCTTCCGTCAAGACTGAGTACGATTTCGTTCGCCGACGTTGCACAACAGCCTTCCGGTGTTGAAGTTG ATCTATTAGCTGTGGTGGCTAACTGTGGGGCAATGCAATACACCGCTGATCAGAGTAAGAGATTTCGAGAGGCCATAGTTATAGACAAAAT GAAGAAACCTCTCTTCGTCACTACATGGGAAGACTTGGCAAGCAATGAAGGAGCTGAGTTACTGAGACAAGTGAGGCAACTACAAGAATATCCTATTATTCTCGCGAAGCGGATAGGTACCACAAAATATCAGGGTG TTACCGTTTCGCAACAAGATACAACTCAACAATCTTTATCAATCCCCTATATGTGCAAGCAACTGAATTACGGAATTG GATAA
- the LOC107794475 gene encoding uncharacterized protein LOC107794475 isoform X8 — MWDGLFLQFYSYQYAGYINKMEQRLSISEITPLTTEWTCKVQAVDKFRPRDSRDQRVHFQTIIVQDVNEEQVCVILYGDDIRRCDNLFELFETYLISTAKVRNPQPYSLHIGQFEWIVDRFTIVESIQKNNENEAPLPLPSRLSTISFADVAQQPSGVEVDLLAVVANCGAMQYTADQIHVQEETSLRHYMGRLGKQ; from the exons ATGTGGGATGGTTTGTTCTTGCAATTTTACAGTTACCAATATGCAGGTTATATTAATAAAATGGAACAAAGACTTAGTATTAGTGAAATTACACCACTAACTACAGAATGGACTTGCAAAGTCCAGGCTGTAGACAAATTTCGGCCACGAGACAGTAGAGATCAGCGAGTTCATTTTCAGACAATAATTGTCCAGGATGTAAAC GAGGAACAAGTTTGTGTGATACTTTATGGTGACGATATTAGAAGATGTGATAACTTGTTCGAACTTTTTGAAACATATCTAATTTCAACTGCCAAGGTTAGAAATCCGCAACCTTATTCACTACATATAGGCCAATTTGAGTGGATCGTTGACAGATTTACTATTGTGGAGTCTAtccaaaaaaataatgaaaatgaggcACCGTTACCTCTTCCGTCAAGACTGAGTACGATTTCGTTCGCCGACGTTGCACAACAGCCTTCCGGTGTTGAAGTTG ATCTATTAGCTGTGGTGGCTAACTGTGGGGCAATGCAATACACCGCTGATCAGA TACATGTACAGGAAGAAACCTCTCTTCGTCACTACATGGGAAGACTTGGCAAGCAATGA
- the LOC107793525 gene encoding eukaryotic translation initiation factor 5A-2, whose protein sequence is MSDEEHQFESKADAGASKTYPQQAGTIRKNGYIVIKARPCKVVEVSTSKTGKHGHAKCHFVAIDIFTGKKLEDIVPSSHNCDVPHVNRTDYQLIDISEDGFVSLLTENGSTKDDLRLPTDENLLTQIKDGFAEGKDLVVSVMSAMGEEQICALKDIGPK, encoded by the exons ATGTCGGACGAGGAGCATCAGTTTGAGTCAAAGGCCGACGCCGGAGCTTCGAAGACTTATCCTCAACAAGCTGGTACTATTCGTAAGAACGGTTACATTGTCATCAAAGCCCGCCCTTGCAAG GTCGTGGAAGTGTCTACTTCCAAGACTGGCAAGCACGGACATGCCAAATGTCACTTTGTTGCAATTGATATCTTCACTGGCAAGAAGCTCGAGGATATCGTTCCCTCTTCACACAATTGTGAT GTCCCCCATGTTAATCGTACAGATTACCAACTCATTGACATCTCTGAGGATGGATTT GTGAGTCTACTCACTGAAAATGGTAGTACCAAGGATGACCTCAGGCTTCCAACAGATGAGAATCTTCTCACGCAG ATCAAGGATGGATTTGCTGAGGGCAAAGACCTTGTTGTGTCTGTCATGTCTGCCATGGGTGAGGAGCAGATTTGTGCACTGAAGGATATTGGTCCAAAGTAA
- the LOC107794475 gene encoding replication protein A 70 kDa DNA-binding subunit B isoform X6, which produces MEQRLSISEITPLTTEWTCKVQAVDKFRPRDSRDQRVHFQTIIVQDVNEEQVCVILYGDDIRRCDNLFELFETYLISTAKVRNPQPYSLHIGQFEWIVDRFTIVESIQKNNENEAPLPLPSRLSTISFADVAQQPSGVEVDLLAVVANCGAMQYTADQSKRFREAIVIDKMKKPLFVTTWEDLASNEGAELLRQVRQLQEYPIILAKRIGTTKYQGVTVSQQDTTQQSLSIPYMCKQLNYGIG; this is translated from the exons ATGGAACAAAGACTTAGTATTAGTGAAATTACACCACTAACTACAGAATGGACTTGCAAAGTCCAGGCTGTAGACAAATTTCGGCCACGAGACAGTAGAGATCAGCGAGTTCATTTTCAGACAATAATTGTCCAGGATGTAAAC GAGGAACAAGTTTGTGTGATACTTTATGGTGACGATATTAGAAGATGTGATAACTTGTTCGAACTTTTTGAAACATATCTAATTTCAACTGCCAAGGTTAGAAATCCGCAACCTTATTCACTACATATAGGCCAATTTGAGTGGATCGTTGACAGATTTACTATTGTGGAGTCTAtccaaaaaaataatgaaaatgaggcACCGTTACCTCTTCCGTCAAGACTGAGTACGATTTCGTTCGCCGACGTTGCACAACAGCCTTCCGGTGTTGAAGTTG ATCTATTAGCTGTGGTGGCTAACTGTGGGGCAATGCAATACACCGCTGATCAGAGTAAGAGATTTCGAGAGGCCATAGTTATAGACAAAAT GAAGAAACCTCTCTTCGTCACTACATGGGAAGACTTGGCAAGCAATGAAGGAGCTGAGTTACTGAGACAAGTGAGGCAACTACAAGAATATCCTATTATTCTCGCGAAGCGGATAGGTACCACAAAATATCAGGGTG TTACCGTTTCGCAACAAGATACAACTCAACAATCTTTATCAATCCCCTATATGTGCAAGCAACTGAATTACGGAATTG GATAA
- the LOC107794475 gene encoding uncharacterized protein LOC107794475 isoform X2: protein MILLFLIMGKIYMIALPFLKLGLHQERVVNNIILPCIMLQAKVRFHLTLMSFQSFLFQDWPFFILVNLKYIGHTSKKMCVWNTNDLPNSPYRLKTVPNCKFCRAKRFQYESPGFCCDNGSVKLIHYGLPAKLLNLYLGNSEESKHFRTYVRLYNNMFAFTSLGVNYDRDLARRNCGIYMFRVQGKMYHFINDLVPSSQPAKNLQLYFYDTDNELANQMAFSDKLNESVIGTLMDALKVNPYSIFLKSLTDIPELSNFYIALKSDSGLDQRTYNLPTSSEVAAIWIEDESSSSIFLPHIRIYTHNSKSQLVNYYCGCYDPL, encoded by the exons ATGATTCTACTGTTTCTGATAATGGGAAAGATCTACATGATCGCTCTTCCGTTTTTGAAGTTG GGTCTACATCAGGAACGTGTAGTGAACAATATAATATTACCATGCATAATGCTACAAGCAAAGGTTCGTTTCCATCTAACTTTAATGTCATTTCAGTCATTTCTTTTTCAGGACTGGCCTTTTTTCATTCTGGTAAATCTAAAATATATAGGTCATACATCTAAAAAAATGTGTGTCTGGAACACCAATGACTTGCCCAATAGCCCTTATAGACTGAAAACTGTGCCGAATTGCAAATTTTGTAGAGCCAAAAGATTTCAATATGAATCACCGGGATTTTGTTGTGATAATGGATCAGTGAAATTGATTCACTATGGACTACCTGCTAAATTGCTAAATCTTTATTTAGGGAACTCTGAGGAGTCCAAACATTTTCGCACTTATGTTAGATTGTATAACAATATGTTTGCATTTACTTCTCTTGGAGTGAATTATGACAGAGATTTAGCAAGAAGAAATTGTGGTATTTATATGTTTAGAGTTCAAGGAAAAATGTATCATTTCATAAATGACCTTGTGCCTTCGAGTCAACCAGCAAAAAATCTACAGTTGTATTTCTATGATACTGATAATGAACTAGCAAATCAGATGGCATTCTCTGACAAGCTTAACGAATCAGTTATCGGGACTTTGATGGACGCATTAAAAGTTAATCCATACTCTATCTTTTTGAAATCTTTAACAGATATCCCAGAATTATCAAACTTCTACATTGCGCTTAAGTCCGACTCTGGTTTAGATCAAAGAACATATAACTTACCGACATCATCTGAAGTAGCAGCAATATGGatagaagatgaaagtagttCCAGTATTTTTCTACCACATATTCGAATTTATACACATAATAGTAAAAGCCAATTGGTAAATTACTACTGTGGTTGTTACGATCCATTGTAG